The following is a genomic window from Prevotella sp. E13-17.
TTCAGTCCTGCGATGATCGCTGCCGAGATCAGGTAGGGCCTCAAGAGTCTTTTGAAACTTGTGCCTGAAGCCAACATGGCTATAATCTCAGAGTTGCCGGCCAATTTCGACGTAAAGAATATGACGGCTATGAACACAAACAGCGGTGAGAAAAGACTGGCATAGTAGGGGATGAAGTTGGCATAATAGTCGAAGATAATGGCCTTCCATGGCGCATGATTATTAGAGAACTTAGCAAGGTTCTCATTGAAATCAAACACGATGGAGATAGATATAATCAAGAAGATGGAATAGATATAGGTTCCAATAAACTTTGAGATGATATACCTGTCGATGCGTGTCAGTAATAGTTTGGCAGGATTTTGAATCTTCAACTTGTGTATCTTCATACCCTACGTCCTAAATTATCAATTACCGAACGTTTCCACATCGAGAAGTCCCCTTGTTCAATATGCTTTCTCGCATCAGTCACCAGTCGCAGATAGAAGGCGAGGTTATGGATCGATGCTATCTGCATGGCCAACAGTTCTTGTGCTTTAAAGAGGTGGTGCAGGTAGGCCTTGCTGTGAAGTCGGTCAATGTCGCATCCGTCAGGGTCAATGGGCGAGAAGTCCTGTTCCCATTTTTTGTTACGAATGTTGATCGTTCCTTCATAAGTAAATAGCATGGCATTGCGACCGTTGCGGGTCGGCATGACACAGTCAAACATATCAACGCCACGTTCTATACCTTCCAGTATATTCTGTGGTGTTCCTACGCCCATCAAGTAGCGTGGCTTGTCTTTAGGCAGTATGGCGTTCACCACCTCAATCATGTCGTACATCACCTCTGTGGGTTCGCCAACAGCTAATCCACCGATTGCATTTCCATCGGCTCCTTTGTCTGCCACATGCTTTGCAGCTTCTTGACGTAGATCCCTAAACGTACAGCCTTGCACAATAGGGAACAAACTTTGCTGGTGTCCGTAGATGGGTTCTGTTTCGTTGAATCGCTTGATGCAGCGGTCCAACCAACGTTGTGTCAGTCCCAGACTTTTCTTCGCATACTGATAGTCGCTTTGTCCTGGTGGACATTCGTCGAAAGCCATCATGATGTCAGCACCGATGATTCGCTCTGTGTCCATCACATTCTCTGGCGTGAAGAAGTGCTTTGAGCCATCTATGTGTGAACGAAACTCGCATCCTTCCTCTCTCAGTTTGCGGATTCCTGTCAGCGAGAACACCTGAAAACCGCCAGAGTCTGTCAGTATCGGACGATTCCAAGTATTGAAGCGGTGAAGTCCGCCAGCCTTTTTCAAGGTGTCCAATCCGGGACGCAGGTATAAGTGATAAGTGTTGCCCAAAATGATTTGTGCCTTCACCTGTTCACGGAGTTCTGAGAAGTGAACACCTTTCACGCTACCACACGTGCCTACAGGCATAAAGATAGGTGTCTTTATTTGTCCGTGATCCGTTGTTATCACACCTGCACGTGCGTCACTATAAGGATCTGTATGTTGTAGTTCAAACGTCATGTCTCTTATTGTTCTTTTTCTTCAATCTTGAATGTCAGCGGGTGCTCCACTATTTCATCGGTCAGGGCGAAGTTCCAGACGTCCTGAACATTTTCTACGTAGTGGAAGCTGACACCCTTCAGGTACATGTCGGGAATCTCTAAGATGTCTTTCTCGTTTTCCTTACACATCACGATGTCTGTGA
Proteins encoded in this region:
- the tgt gene encoding tRNA guanosine(34) transglycosylase Tgt; translated protein: MTFELQHTDPYSDARAGVITTDHGQIKTPIFMPVGTCGSVKGVHFSELREQVKAQIILGNTYHLYLRPGLDTLKKAGGLHRFNTWNRPILTDSGGFQVFSLTGIRKLREEGCEFRSHIDGSKHFFTPENVMDTERIIGADIMMAFDECPPGQSDYQYAKKSLGLTQRWLDRCIKRFNETEPIYGHQQSLFPIVQGCTFRDLRQEAAKHVADKGADGNAIGGLAVGEPTEVMYDMIEVVNAILPKDKPRYLMGVGTPQNILEGIERGVDMFDCVMPTRNGRNAMLFTYEGTINIRNKKWEQDFSPIDPDGCDIDRLHSKAYLHHLFKAQELLAMQIASIHNLAFYLRLVTDARKHIEQGDFSMWKRSVIDNLGRRV